One Periplaneta americana isolate PAMFEO1 chromosome 8, P.americana_PAMFEO1_priV1, whole genome shotgun sequence genomic region harbors:
- the sqh gene encoding myosin regulatory light chain sqh isoform X1 has product MREIYVTNNCDGCHGSDSCASDIIATHPFFTFVEEFHRNSGSKSESTGVDRKMASRKTTSRRTTTKKRAQRATSNVFAMFDQAQIQEFKEAFNMIDQNRDGFVDKEDLHDMLASLGKNPTDDYLEGMMNEAPGPINFTMFLTLFGERLQGTDPEDVIKNAFGCFDEENKGVINEERLRELLTSMGDRFTDEEVDEMYREAPIKHSMFDYIEFTRILKHGAKDKDDQ; this is encoded by the exons ATGCGAGAAATTTACGTAACAAATAATTGTGATGGTTGTCATGGAAGTGACTCTTGTGCCAGTGACATTATTGCGACACATCCGTTTTTCACGTTTGTAGAGGAATTTCATAGAAATTCCGGATCAAAATCTGAAAGTACAGGTGTAG ACAGAAAAATGGCATCTCGCAAGACAACTAGCCGCCGCACGACCACAAAGAAGCGTGCGCAGCGAGCCACGTCCAACGTGTTCGCAATGTTCGACCAAGCACAGATCCAGGAGTTCAAGGAAGCGTTCAACATGATCGACCAGAACAGGGACGGCTTCGTGGACAAGGAGGACCTCCACGACATGCTGGCGTCGCTTG GCAAGAACCCAACAGACGATTACTTGGAGGGCATGATGAACGAGGCGCCCGGCCCCATCAACTTCACCATGTTCCTCACACTCTTTGGTGAACGCCTGCAAGGCACGGACCCTGAGGACGTCATCAAGAATGCTTTCGGCTGCTTTGACGAAGAAAACAAAGGAGTGATAAACGAGGAGAGACTCAGAGAGCTGCTGACGTCAATGGGAGACAGGTTCACCGACGAAGAG GTGGACGAGATGTACAGGGAGGCACCCATCAAGCACAGCATGTTCGACTACATCGAGTTCACGCGCATCCTGAAGCACGGGGCCAAGGACAAGGATGACCAATGA
- the sqh gene encoding myosin regulatory light chain sqh isoform X2, with protein sequence MASRKTTSRRTTTKKRAQRATSNVFAMFDQAQIQEFKEAFNMIDQNRDGFVDKEDLHDMLASLGKNPTDDYLEGMMNEAPGPINFTMFLTLFGERLQGTDPEDVIKNAFGCFDEENKGVINEERLRELLTSMGDRFTDEEVDEMYREAPIKHSMFDYIEFTRILKHGAKDKDDQ encoded by the exons ATGGCATCTCGCAAGACAACTAGCCGCCGCACGACCACAAAGAAGCGTGCGCAGCGAGCCACGTCCAACGTGTTCGCAATGTTCGACCAAGCACAGATCCAGGAGTTCAAGGAAGCGTTCAACATGATCGACCAGAACAGGGACGGCTTCGTGGACAAGGAGGACCTCCACGACATGCTGGCGTCGCTTG GCAAGAACCCAACAGACGATTACTTGGAGGGCATGATGAACGAGGCGCCCGGCCCCATCAACTTCACCATGTTCCTCACACTCTTTGGTGAACGCCTGCAAGGCACGGACCCTGAGGACGTCATCAAGAATGCTTTCGGCTGCTTTGACGAAGAAAACAAAGGAGTGATAAACGAGGAGAGACTCAGAGAGCTGCTGACGTCAATGGGAGACAGGTTCACCGACGAAGAG GTGGACGAGATGTACAGGGAGGCACCCATCAAGCACAGCATGTTCGACTACATCGAGTTCACGCGCATCCTGAAGCACGGGGCCAAGGACAAGGATGACCAATGA